One segment of Solanum stenotomum isolate F172 chromosome 1, ASM1918654v1, whole genome shotgun sequence DNA contains the following:
- the LOC125843075 gene encoding ankyrin repeat-containing protein BDA1-like produces MDRRLWEAAKTGDVHHLQSLIKEDPLLLRAVSLAEYAGELNQDGFSPLHIASVNGDIEIVKEILNVDSNLCLLKGKDRRIPLHYAVIKGREHVMKELLVVSPDSAEEVTARGETCLHLAVKNYQFEAFKFLLDNLKDLNKYGLLNKKDIQGNTVLHLAVSTKQYEVVDMLLGENVVSKGTIEVNSLNKKGLTPLEVLLEESEDTDIEEILRASGALSAENLQSLQQQVLPQSWVVPFQDPSNEQSSREQRKDLPRSRAKKLQDFFKYNKSKDCPGKVRDTLLVIAILIATATYQAVFSPPGGVWQDTYWPDDNNNSSHDGKMSLRHIAGQSVMGTNYPISYGLFLVFNSIGFFVSLHTINFLTIGFPLQLELQVSLVALVATYDTVMSAITPNQGISLFFFIFSVVFSALFPFITMMLRNYCKKPRFLS; encoded by the exons ATGGACAGAAGGCTGTGGGAGGCTGCTAAAACAGGAGATGTTCATCACTTGCAAAGCTTGATCAAAGAAGATCCTCTTTTGCTCAGGGCAGTTTCATTAGCAG AATACGCTGGAGAATTAAACCAGGATGGTTTCAGCCCTTTGCATATTGCCTCAGTAAATGGAGATATAGAGATTGTGAAGGAGATCTTGAATGTTGACAGTAATCTATGCCTTCTCAAAGGAAAGGATAGAAGAATTCCACTTCACTATGCAGTAATCAAAGGCAGAGAACATGTTATGAAGGAGCTTCTTGTGGTTTCTCCAGACTCAGCAGAAGAAGTGACTGCTCGTGGCGAGACTTGCCTTCATTTAGCTGTCAAGAATTATCAGTTTGAAGCATTCAAATTTTTACTTGACAACCTCAAGGATTTAAACAAGTATGGTCTTTTAAACAAGAAGGATATCCAAGGAAACACTGTTTTGCATCTTGCTGTCTCAACTAAGCAATATGAG GTTGTTGATATGTTACTCGGCGAGAATGTTGTTTCTAAGGGAACAATTGAGGTGAATTCTTTGAACAAGAAAGGCCTTACACCTTTGGAGGTACTATTAGAGGAATCTGAAGATACAGATATTGAGGAAATTCTTAGAGCATCTGGTGCTTTATCTGCTGAAAACTTGCAATCTCTGCAACAACAAGTTTTGCCACAATCTTGGGTTGTTCCATTTCAAGATCCATCAAATGAACAATCCAGCAGAGAGCAAAGAAAGGACCTGCCTCGATCTCGTGCTAAGAAGCTTCAGGATTTCTTCAAGTACAATAAAAGCAAAGACTGTCCAGGAAAAGTAAGAGACACCCTTCTAGTGATAGCGATTCTAATTGCAACAGCAACTTATCAAGCAGTTTTCAGTCCACCAGGAGGCGTATGGCAAGACACTTACTGGCCTGATGACAATAACAACAGTAGTCATGATGGCAAAATGTCCTTGCGGCATATCGCAGGACAGTCAGTGATGGGTACCAACTATCCGATTTCCTATGGCTTGTTCTTGGTTTTCAACTCCATCGGATTTTTCGTATCCCTCCACACAATAAATTTCCTTACAATAGGATTTCCTTTGCAATTAGAACTGCAAGTCTCACTTGTTGCTTTGGTGGCAACCTATGATACTGTGATGTCTGCCATAACGCCTAACCAGGgaatttctttattcttttttatcttttccgTAGTCTTTTCAGCACTGTTTCCTTTCATTACAATGATGTTGAGAAACTATTGCAAGAAACCTAGATTCTTGTCATGA